The following proteins are encoded in a genomic region of candidate division WOR-3 bacterium:
- a CDS encoding branched-chain amino acid transaminase yields the protein MAMPKSEYIWMDGNFVKWDDAKIHILSHVIHYGTGVFEGLRCYDTPNGSVLFRLKEHTERLFNSAKIYRMEIPFTKEQINNAIIELIKKNGLKSAYVRPIVYRGYNELGVNPFPCPVCVAIATLQWGKYLGADALENGIDVMISSWNRMAPNTFPAMAKCSANYMNSQLIKMEALVYGFVEGIALDNAGYVSEGSGENIFAVKNGVVYTPPLHACILPGITRDTVIQLCKDLGIPLVQEMLNREFLYLADEVFFTGSAAEVTPIRSIDKITIGEGKAGPITRKIQKYFFDIIEGRIEDKHNWLTKVV from the coding sequence ATGGCAATGCCTAAATCCGAATATATTTGGATGGATGGAAATTTTGTTAAGTGGGACGATGCTAAAATTCATATTTTGTCCCATGTAATTCATTATGGTACCGGGGTTTTTGAAGGATTGCGTTGCTATGATACGCCTAATGGTTCTGTATTATTTCGCTTAAAAGAACATACTGAGCGATTGTTCAATTCGGCAAAAATATATCGTATGGAAATACCTTTTACCAAAGAACAGATAAATAATGCAATCATTGAGTTGATAAAAAAGAATGGGTTGAAATCCGCATATGTCAGACCTATCGTCTATCGTGGTTATAACGAACTCGGAGTTAATCCTTTTCCCTGCCCGGTCTGTGTAGCAATTGCTACACTTCAATGGGGAAAATATTTAGGTGCGGATGCGCTGGAAAATGGCATTGATGTAATGATTTCCTCCTGGAATAGAATGGCACCCAATACATTTCCGGCAATGGCAAAATGCAGCGCCAATTATATGAATTCCCAGTTGATAAAAATGGAGGCGCTTGTCTATGGCTTCGTTGAAGGTATTGCCCTTGATAATGCCGGCTATGTGAGTGAAGGATCAGGAGAAAATATCTTTGCTGTCAAAAATGGAGTCGTTTATACCCCACCCCTCCATGCTTGTATCTTACCTGGGATAACTCGGGATACCGTGATTCAATTATGTAAAGACCTCGGCATCCCGCTTGTTCAAGAGATGTTGAATCGGGAGTTTCTCTATCTTGCTGATGAAGTATTCTTTACCGGTTCCGCGGCTGAGGTTACTCCCATCCGGAGTATTGATAAAATAACCATTGGTGAAGGTAAAGCTGGACCAATTACCCGAAAAATTCAGAAATACTTTTTTGATATTATTGAAGGACGAATAGAAGATAAACATAACTGGCTTACCAAGGTTGTTTGA
- the rpiB gene encoding ribose 5-phosphate isomerase B, with the protein MKIGVGADHRGVRLKSKIKDFLIAQNHRVIDYGTNSVEPVDYPTIALNVARAVAKKRIKYGIIICFSGQGMAITANKVPGIRAAICTDRELAYYARAHNDANILVLPARTIKYKRQWQPIIETFFNTKFEGGRHERRLNLIKEYEKSLRQI; encoded by the coding sequence ATGAAGATCGGCGTGGGTGCTGACCATCGCGGTGTGCGTTTGAAGTCCAAAATAAAGGATTTTCTTATTGCCCAAAACCACCGTGTAATCGATTATGGTACTAATTCCGTGGAGCCTGTAGATTATCCTACCATCGCGCTCAATGTTGCTCGTGCCGTAGCAAAAAAAAGAATAAAATATGGCATTATCATCTGTTTTAGTGGCCAAGGAATGGCAATAACTGCAAACAAGGTCCCCGGAATAAGAGCTGCGATCTGTACCGATCGGGAACTCGCCTATTATGCTCGGGCTCATAATGATGCGAATATTCTTGTCTTGCCGGCCCGGACAATTAAATATAAACGACAATGGCAACCTATTATTGAAACTTTTTTCAACACTAAGTTTGAGGGTGGGAGGCACGAGCGGCGGCTAAATCTAATTAAAGAATATGAAAAGAGTCTTCGGCAAATTTAA
- the glgA gene encoding glycogen synthase GlgA, with protein MKIAFVTPEAVPYAKTGGLADVCGALPVYLTNLGLQVSLILPRYQGIMGEKIMDVEVDFGGRKKIAIFSDGKAYFVDYPAYFQREGLYGTSAGDYPDNFERFTLFAQAVVCLLKEVKFDVVHCHDWQTGLIPLYIKKYGLNIKTVFTIHNLGYQGRFPVEKFPALNIEWDYFTPEGIEFYGDINFLKAGIIYADAVTTVSPTYARQIQTPEYGFGLEGVLTKYRDKLYGILNGIDYRIWNPENDPLIYEPYTNYAGKKKNKSALTSELLLDARRPLLGMVSRIAGQKGFDILIKVLDDILTLNYCFVLLGFGEEFYCEKLKKFANSYPGQISVNIKFDEKLAHRIYAGSDFFLMPSKYEPCGLGQMISLRYGTVPIVHKTGGLADTVFAFDPVTLAGNGFVFDTYSPESMLDTLKYAHTIYCQETIFAQLSENCMKYDFSWNNSAKEYKNLYQKLWEY; from the coding sequence ATGAAAATTGCTTTTGTCACTCCTGAGGCAGTACCATATGCTAAAACCGGAGGCCTGGCGGATGTTTGTGGGGCACTTCCGGTATACTTAACTAATTTAGGTCTCCAAGTTTCTCTCATTTTACCTCGATACCAAGGAATTATGGGAGAAAAAATTATGGATGTGGAGGTTGATTTTGGAGGTAGAAAAAAAATTGCCATATTCAGCGATGGGAAAGCATATTTTGTTGATTATCCAGCGTATTTCCAGCGCGAAGGTCTTTACGGCACATCTGCCGGGGATTATCCAGACAATTTTGAGCGTTTCACTCTTTTTGCCCAAGCGGTGGTATGCCTGTTAAAAGAAGTAAAATTTGATGTTGTCCACTGCCATGATTGGCAGACAGGGTTGATACCTTTATATATCAAAAAATATGGATTGAATATCAAAACGGTTTTTACAATTCACAATCTTGGATATCAGGGCCGCTTTCCTGTCGAAAAGTTTCCCGCACTGAATATTGAATGGGATTATTTCACCCCAGAGGGTATTGAATTTTACGGGGACATCAATTTTCTCAAAGCAGGAATTATTTATGCTGACGCAGTCACCACGGTTTCACCCACCTATGCTCGACAAATTCAGACTCCAGAATATGGATTCGGGTTGGAAGGGGTTTTAACTAAATACCGCGACAAGCTTTATGGTATCCTTAATGGTATTGATTATCGAATATGGAATCCGGAAAACGATCCGTTGATATATGAACCCTACACCAATTATGCGGGCAAGAAGAAAAACAAATCAGCATTGACCAGCGAACTATTGCTTGATGCGCGAAGGCCTTTATTGGGGATGGTATCAAGGATCGCTGGACAGAAGGGCTTTGATATCCTGATAAAAGTTCTTGATGATATCTTAACACTCAATTACTGCTTTGTTTTGCTAGGATTCGGAGAGGAGTTCTATTGTGAAAAACTTAAGAAATTTGCCAATTCCTATCCGGGTCAAATTTCAGTAAATATTAAATTTGATGAAAAATTAGCCCATCGAATATATGCGGGCAGCGATTTCTTTTTGATGCCTTCAAAATATGAACCATGCGGCCTCGGGCAGATGATTAGTTTAAGATACGGCACAGTACCGATTGTGCATAAAACCGGAGGACTTGCGGATACAGTTTTTGCATTTGATCCGGTAACCCTTGCCGGCAACGGTTTTGTTTTTGACACTTACTCGCCGGAGAGTATGTTGGATACGTTAAAGTATGCGCACACCATATACTGCCAGGAGACAATTTTTGCGCAACTTTCAGAGAACTGTATGAAATATGATTTTTCTTGGAATAATTCAGCTAAGGAATATAAAAATTTATATCAAAAGCTGTGGGAATATTGA